Proteins encoded by one window of Procambarus clarkii isolate CNS0578487 chromosome 55, FALCON_Pclarkii_2.0, whole genome shotgun sequence:
- the LOC138352990 gene encoding peptidyl-prolyl cis-trans isomerase-like gives MASDHLAILATDLRRKRKPVKRLVEAGRVLAVQEDQDGRRSARITLQDGQLYLHSLLRQPTPADAHTLQESEVVGVLEPSCTLAFLDLGWAGSTRGRVTIRLTPDTPLARQFVLLCTGQRGHTYRNTKLLRVWGKGQSGEWVAGGDYESNDGKGGARLLPDLQGQYRRSGRAGAVSCWWVSESPTSAQFIITTRDDQVYQWPNVFGDVVSGLDVVRAAVNHSDITEVTVVDCGVVLPL, from the exons gacctccgcaggaagaggaagcccgtcaagaggctggtggaggctggccgggtgttggccgtccaggaagaccaagatggccgccgctccgccaggataactctacaagacggacagctgtacctccactcACTCCTGCGTCAGCCTACGCCCGCCGACGCtcacaccctccag gagagtgaggttgtgggcgtgctggagccctcctgcaccctggcgttccttgacctcgggtgggcggggtcaacaagagggcgggtcaccatccggctgacccctgacactccgctggccagacagtttgtgttgttgtgtacgggccagcggggccacacctaccgcaacactaaactgttgcgGGTGTGGGGCAAGGGTCAGTCGGGGGAGTGGGTGgcgggcggagactacgagagtaatgatggtaagggaggagctcgactgctgcctgacctccaggggcagtaccggaGGTCAGGCCGGGCAGGAGCTGTGTCGTGCTGGTGGGTGTCGGAGAGTCCCACGAGTGCCCAgttcatcatcaccaccagggacgaCCAGGTTTACCAGTGGCCAaatgtcttcggtgatgtggtgagcggcctggatgtggtgagggcagcagtcaaccacagtgacattacggaggtgactgtggtggactgtggtgttgtgctgccactctag